The Rhodobacteraceae bacterium M382 region GCCCCGCCATCCAGCGTGTCGTCCCCCGACCCGCCATCAATGCGGTCATTGCCGTCGCCGCCTTCGATCAGGTCGTTGCCCGAGCCGCCGTCCAGCTCATCGTCACCGCCCAGGCCACGGATGGTGTCATTGCCACCCAGCCCCAGCAACACGTCCGGGTCTGCGGTCCCGGTCAGCTCGTCATTGCCGGCGGTGCCGCTTTCGGTGATATCACCGCCAATTTCGGCCAGACCCGCGCGCACCGCGTCGGCCACATCCGAACTGTCCCGGCTGGTGGTCACGACAACGCCGTCGCTGCCCAGCCCGCCAAGCGCCTCGCGGTAATGCTCCTCGGACCCGGACGTGCCGATGATCGGGATCGCCGACAGACCACTGAAGGCCTCGCCCACGGCCGCGATCAGCAGATCTTCGGAGGATGGCAGCTCAGGCGCGGTGCCCTCGCCGTCATACCCATCGGGGGCTTCGAACGGTTCTTCGTCCCCTGGGGCACCTTCGGTTGCGATGCCTTCGGTTTCCAGGAAATCGGTGATGGTGCTTTCGTCCAGACCATAGTCGGAGGCATCATGCGCCGGCGCATCGGTGGCCATATAGATGATCCGCGAAGACCCGTCGCGCAGGTTGAGACCAACGCCATTGGCCGCCCGCCACAGGCCGACCCATTGTGCTTCGGGGAAGTCCCCGCCACTGCGCACCCGCAACCCGTCCAGCGTCGTCTCAAACGCCGCCACATCGTCGGTCAGCGACAGTTCCGCCTTGTACAGATAGTCACCGGAGCTGCCAAAGGGGCTGACCGGATGGTCGATAAAGGACGCAATGGCAAATTTCACATCCGGGTTGTCGGCCCGCAGGTCAGCCGCAATCTGTTTGGCCGAGGCCACAAAATTGGGCAGGTCATCGCCAAAGGAGCCCGACAGGTCGACCAGGAAGGTAAAGTCCAGCGGCGGACAATCGTCGATCTCTTCGGCGGTCAGGTCGATCTCGCCATCGCTGAAGCGCGCGGTTTCCACATCAATCAGAATATCGGTGCCATCGGCGCCGCCATCCTTGTGCCGGATCGTGACCTGGCCGGTGGCATCGTCGCGGGTGATCTCATAGTTGCGGCAGGCTTCGGAGAAGATCGCCACATCGGTGCCCGCACCGCCTTCGAGCCGGTCATCGCCGTCGCCGCCGGTCATCTCGTCGTCATCGGCCCCGCCCTTGAGCGTGTCATTGCCGTCAAAGCCGAACAGCGCGTCCTTGCCGCCCTTGCCATCCAGCGTGTTGTTGGCCGTGTTGCCGATCAGCAGGTCGCCCTTGGCCCCGCCCGATGCGTTTTCGATCACCACGCCATTGGCAATCGAATAGCCGCCCAGATCCCCGGTGGTGGAATTGGTGAACACACGGGAGAAGAAGCCCCCCGCATAATAGGCCGACGCATCATGATTGGCATCGCCCTGATAGTCGTATTTGAAATCAGTGGGCAGGTCCGAATAGACCTGTGATTTCTTGACCCCCTTGATCAGCTCGTTGAGGTCGGCATTGCCGGTCGGATCCAACGTCGCCGCGTTCAGGTTGATGACCGCACGCTGGCCACCACCATAGTCGATGCTGTCGCCACTGCCGCCCGCATCCCAGATCGAATAGAACGCCCGGCCGATCGACACGCTGCCATCCGAGCCATCGCCATCATAGGCCGTGGTGCCGCGGTCGGTCAGATTGTAGGTGGTATTGCCGGTATGGGTCGAGCTATTGGCCCCATAAAGCGACTGAAGCACCGCAATATCCAGCGCCATCGGCGTCACCGCATGGCCGAATTTGTTGCCCAGATTGGAATTGGTGCCGCCGCGTTCGTAGGACATCACCGTATAGCGTTCATTGTCGAGCGGATTGTCCGTGGTCGACGGGGTCGAGCCGACGTTGAGCGAAATCGCGCTGGAGCCATGGCCGGTGTCATGGGGATGCCCCAGGGCCACCCCGTGTCCAAATTCATGCAGCGTGTTGTAGACCATGAAGTCGCCACCGCCGGTTTCACGCCCATGGCTGGTCCAGAAACTGGTCGTGTTGAAGAAATTCCAGCTTTCGAAATCGGTGGTCGACGTGCCCTTGGGATTGGTGCCCGGGAAGGTGGACTGGCCGGCGAGCCCGAAATTATCGACGCCGACGACCTTGAAATCGGCAGCCGCGAAAGTGGCCGAGGCCGAAAAGGTCAGACCCGACACCCGGGCCAGCGCGGTAAAGGCTTCGACCGAGGCGGTCCGCTGGGCGTTTTCGCTGGTGTCGCTGGCATCAAGATAATTGATCGTTTCACCTGCCGGGCGGGACCGGGCGGTGAATTCGGCTGTGGTCGCGGCGCTGTCTGCCGAGCTGGCAAAGCTGTAGGTCAGTGCCGTCGAGCTCCACTTGGTATCGCCTTCCAACCCGCGTAGGGTCGTATTGGTGGTTCTTGGTGTCACACTGGTCGTACCGGCCATGTCTGGTTCCCCCTTGTGGAATGACTGCAAAAATTAGGCACCGCCAAAATGGCGGCTGATCAACTGGCTCAACTCGATGCGCGCGGCTTCGCCGAAAACCTCGGTTCCGGCCTCAGTCGGATGCGCGACAAAATCGGTCACATCACCGCCCGCGGTCCGGATCCTGCCATAGACCGTCGGGGCATAGGGCCCGGCAGTGACGGTCCAGACATCGGCGGGCGTTTGCCCGCTCGCTGCCGGACCCAGGCTGTGTTCCACCTGGGCGGGTGCGATAAACAGAACCGGCCCGTCAAAGGCCGGATCGGCGGCATGCATCAGATAGGCCGCCCGCGGCGGGTTGGGCATGTTCGGGCTGGTATTGGCCCCGGGACCACGCACGTCCACATAGGGCCAGCGTTGGTCCGCGCGCAAAAAATGTTCAGCCACATTCAGGCTGTTCCCGGCGGGCAGCCTGTCATACGCCGCGCGCAGATCGCTGCGCTCCAGCACGCCGGGCCCGCGCGCAAGCGGGCAAATCACATAGGTCTCTCGAATGTCCGTTCCCCCGGTTGCCATCATCTGTCTGCACCCGTCTCCGGGGTCAGCCCCGGCCGTCGTCGTGTTGCGGGCCTGGGAGGAATTGGGCAGGCAGGCGGCGCTGATCCACAGAGCCCCAATCGCAAGACAGAGTCCCAAAAACCGTCGCAAAGCAAATTTCATTCCGGACAGATCCATTTTCGTCCCCCTCGAGATCCGGCTGACCGCCTCAGACCTCAAAGCATCTGCAACATGACACAAAAATTCTCATAACGTCCCCGGGATAGAATCTGGCCCGGCCTGCAAGAACGCAATCTATTCAATAAACTCAGGGAAACATGCGCAAACCCCCTGCGTCAAGCGTCGGAAGATGCAGCATCGGACATTCCTGCGCTTGTGTCGCACCCAAAAACACGCTTAGCGGGCCACAGCCCCAGGCGCTCTCCTTTTGGTAAGCTGCCCCCGTCAGATCCCGGATCAGGGCGCACAGACGGCAAACAAACCCCTGCGCAGAGGTTTTTTTACTTGTTAACAAGAGCGTCTTTTTTAATTCTACGCGCCAATGACATCAAATGCCCCTAGGAGAGACAGATCGTGATTCCACATACATTTCTTGGATACAAGATCACCCGCAATAGCGCAGACCAAGTCATCGGGGTCACCGATTCCAGCATCAGCCTGGTCCTGCCCGACGGAACCGCGCCTGTCATAACCTACCAATTCGAAAACCCCGCCAACCCGGTTCCCAACCCGGCGGACGAAGATTTGCCACTGGTGGACATCACCGTGCCCGGCGTGATCGGAGAGCCCGAGCTGCTGGACGGCGATCTGAATGTCATCGACTCCTATATCGGTCAGGTCACCCATGGTGGTGTCACCTCTTATGTGATGACCTTCACCCATGCACCGGTTGGCGTCGCCGCCACCGATTGGGTGTTCCTGCTGGGCGGAGCCCCGGTGGCGGATTTCCCCAGCCTGGCAGACCCGGTTGCCGCCTGGAACGCCTTTGAAACCACCATCACCAATGCCACGCTGGTCACCAGCGGCCCCTTTGCGCCCGGGGCCACGATCCCGCTGAGCGGCAACGACGCCTTTGTCTCCGGCACCGGCACCCAGATCGAAAGCTACACCCCGACCGATGATAACATCACAACAGGGGCCGGCAATGATGTGGTCGATATCGGCGGCGGCGGCTTTGATACGGTCCGCACCCTGGGCGGCAATGATTTTGTGCTGGTCGACGGCGATCGCGGCTATACCGAGGTCTCGGTCGATCTGGGCGTCGGCAACGACATTCTCGATCTGGCCGATGCCAACAACAATTATGTCGAGCTGCGTCATGACGACGGGCTGAGCACCGGCATCACCGCCACGCTGAACGGCATTACCGACATCGGACGCGTCGACAAGGGCGCGGCGGGCATGACCGTGATGCTGCAGCCCAATCTGGCGATGAAAAGCGGCGGCATGGGGATTTACGGCACCCGGTTTGACGATGTGTTCAATATCACCGGCGTCGATGGCGGTTTTGTCCAGGTGCGTGGTCAGGGCGGCAATGACCGCATCACCGTCGACACCAGCAACGGCGGCGTGCGCCTCGACTATCGCGGCGCGCCATCGGGGATCGTCGCGGATCTGGCCGCCGGCACCGTCCAGGACGGCCATGGCGGCACCGACACGATCATCGGCCGGGCCACCGAGCTGCGCGCCACGATGCAGAACGATCAGATCACCGGCTCGGCCAGTGACGAAAATTTCATCCTGATGGCGGGCAATGACACGCTGGACGGGGGCGCTGGCGAAGACACCGCCCGCTATGACCGCAACCAGGTTGGCGCGGTGACCGTGGATCTGGCGGCGGGCACCGCAACCGGGGTCTGGCGCGGCCAGAATTTCACCCATACGCTCGACAATATCGAAAACCTGCGCGGCTCGCGCGACGACAATGACCGCCTCAGCGGCGATGCCGGCGGCAACCGGATTCAGGGGCGCGGCGGCAATGACACGATCGAGGGGCGCGGCGGCGACGATATTCTGATCGGCGAAGAGGGCGACGACCGTATCGACGGCGGCACCGGGTTTGACCGGGCCGAATTCTGGGGCATCAACCGTGCCGATGCCACCATCACCCAAACCACAACGGGCGAGATCCAGGTGGCGACGTCGCTGGGCCTCGACACTCTGAGCAATGTCGAAGAGCTGGGCTTTGCCGATGAAAGCGTGCTGGTCAACGACCTGTTCCCCGAACCCGGCGTGGTCGTCGGCGGCGGCGGCGATGATACGCTCACCGGGGGCGACGACGGCGAAGAGCTGACCTCTGGCGGTGGCGGCGATGTGGTCGATGGCGGCGGCGGTGATGACACCATCGACGGCGGCGGCGGCAACGACACCCTGCGTGGCGGCGAAGGCAATGACAGCATCGACGGCGGCGAAGGCTCGGACACGCTCAATGGCGGCGACGGCGCCGACAGCCTGAACGGCGGCAGCTCGGATGGCGACCTGCGCGACGTGATCTTTGGCGGGTCCGGCGATGACCTGATTGATGGCGGTGCCGGCAATGACCAGATCTTTGGCATGTCGGGCAATGACACCATTGCCGGCGGCTTTGGCGTCGATGAACTGCAGGGCCAGACCGGCGACGACGTGATCACCGGGTCGGCGTTCAGCGATCTGGTGTTTGGCGGCGACGGCAATGATTTTGTCAACGGCGGATTTGGCCATGACCGGATCAACGGCGGCACCGGCGCGGACAAGTTCTTTCACATCGGGATCGCCGATCACGGGTCGGACTGGGTGCAGGATTACGCCCATACCGAAGGCGACGTGCTGTTCTTTGGCAACAGCGCAGCGACGGCGGATGATTTCCAGGTCAACTTTGCCCACACCGCCAATGCCGAAGGCGAACGCGCCGGAGACGATGCCGTGCGGGAGGCATTTGTGATCTACAAACCCAGTGGCCAGATCATGTGGGCCCTGGTCGATGGCGAAGGCCAAAGTTCGATCAACCTGCAGATCGGCAGCGACACCTTCGATCTGCTGGCCTAGGCGGGCTGACCTGCACAGGACAAGGTGACGTTTGGTCACCCAAATGGTATGATCCCCCCAATTGATTTATGTTTTGGGGGGATTTTTCCATGCCGATACCCGTTGCGCTGACCGGGAACCAAAGTATCGATGGCCTTCTGTGGGGATGGAAATGGGATTCCCCAAATCTGACAGTGTCCTTTCCCCAAAGCATCTTTGAATACGGTGGCTATGCGGACATCCAGGGGTTCCAATCCTTTACCGAATTTCAGGCCAATCAGATCATCAATTTTGGCCTGAACAATCTGGGCGTCTTCAGCGGGCTGAGCTTTTCGGCCCCGGCACCGGGGTCGGCGGCGAATCTGCGCTTTGCCCAGGCCACCCGCATCGATTACGGCCCCAACCACATCAACACCGGCCTGCATGTCCCCGGTGGCCGCGGGTCGGCCGAGGCCAATCCACCGGATCCGTTTTTTGCCGGCCCCCACACCCAGGGCGACAATTGGTTCACCACCGGGGCCTATACCGCGCCGGTTCTGGGGAGTTTCCAATATGCCGCCGGTCTGCTGCACGAGGTCGGCCATTCGCTGGGTCTGAAACACGGCCATGCCGAACAGAGCAATTTTGACCCCGCCAACAGCACGGTCTACCCCACATTGCCCGCGGGCGAGAATTCCCAGGAATTCTCGGTGATGACCTATCACAGCTATGTGGGCAGCGACCTGTCCGGCGGGGCCTCGGGGATGGAGGAATATCCCTGGACCTATATGATCAACGACATCGCGGCGCTGCAGCATATGTATGGTGCCAATTTCGGCCCCGGCACCAACAACAATGACACGGTCTATCAGTTCAACCCCTCCACTGGCGAGATGACCATCACCGATGGTGGCACCGGCGGCAGCTTTGGGGCCTCATATAATGCCAAGATCCTGATCACGATCTGGGATGGCGGCGGCACTGATCTGTTCGAATTCAGCAATTTCGAAACCGACCAGACCATCAACCTGCAGCCGGGGCAATTCAGCACCTTTTCTCCTGCACAGCTGGCCAATCTCAGCAACGGACAGCCCGGACCGGCCCATTTCGCGCGCGGCAATGTCGCCAACCCCCTGCTCTATGAGGGCGATCTGCGCTCGCTCATCGAAAATGTGCATACCGGCATCGGCAATGACATGATCACCGGCAATCAGGTGGCCAACTGGCTGAGCGCGGAGGCGGGCAATGACACGCTGATCGGCGGCGGGGGCGACGATACCCTGCAGGGCGGCAGCGGAGATGACTCGATGGACGGCGGTGCGGGCACGCGCGATGTCGCCCTGTTCAACCTCAACAGCACCGATATGACCGCCACCCTCAGCGGCGGTATCTTTGCGCTGAGCTCCGCCGAAGGCAGCGATCGGGTCACCGGGGTCGAATTGTTCCATTTCAACGATTTTGTCCTGTCTCTGGCTGAAATGACCGACCGGGCCGGGGGCGACCGCCCCGGAGGAACCGCGGGCAATGATGTGCTGAATGGGACCGCTGGCGCGGATGCGCTGAATGGTCTGGCTGGCAACGATCGCATTCTGGGCGAGGGCGGCAATGACACGCTGGATGGCGGGCCCGGAGCGGATACGCTCAATGGCGGTGACGGCGATGACCGGATCATCGGCGGGCCGGGCGACAGCGACCTGCGCGACCAGATCTTTGGCGGCGCGGGCAACGATAATATCGACGCCGGTGCGGGCAATGACCAGGTGTTTGGTCAGGACGGCAATGACACCATCGCCGGTGGCGCGGGCGTCGATGACCTGCAGGGTCAGAATGGCAATGACGTGATCACCGGCTCGGCGTTTTCCGATCTGGTGTTTGGCGGCGCGGGCAATGATTTTGTCAACGGCGGCTTTGGCCATGACCGGATCAATGGCGGCACCGGCGCGGATAAATTCTTTCACGTCGGGATCGCCGATCACGGGTCTGACTGGGTACAGGATTATGTGGCCGCGGACGGCGATGTGCTGCTCTGGGGGGGCGGACCAGCCACGGCCAGCGATTTCCAGGTCAATCTGGCCCATACCGCCAATGCCGCCGGGGAACGGTCGGGCAATGACGGCGTGCAGGAGGCGTTTGTGATCTACAAGCCGACCGAACAGATCATCTGGGCGCTGGTTGATGGCGGCGGTCAGAGTTCGATCAACATCCAGATCGGCGGCGATGTGTTCGATCTGCTGGCGTAAACCAGAGACTAAAAAGGGCCTGAACAGCATGATTTTGCCGAAAACGGGGTTTGGTGTAGGCTGATCCCATCTTCTGCAAATGTCCTTTCTGTTCAGGCTTCTCTCATGACCGACATCACGGATCGCACCCGCAACATTTCCTCAAACCCTGAAATCGGCAATATCGCCCTGGGCCTGACCCGCCCGGACGCGGTCGACACGGTTATCAGCATCCTTGAACTGCCCGACATTGGCGCCATCCTGCTGGACGGCACGCCGCTGAGCCAGATCGGCCAGGAACTGACCCACAACCAGCTGGAGCGGCTGGTGTTTCAACCCGATCCCACCGGGGTCGGCAACGACCAGTTCAGCTATCGCCTGACCACCGCAAGCGGATCCCGCAGTGAACCGGAAATCGACCTGACGACATTGGGCACGACCAGCGGCACCGCGCTGTATTTCTCGGCCGAGCGCAATGACGTGGGCACCGAACTGTGGCGGCTGCTGCCCGGCGGACAGGTCGAACTGGTCGCCAATATCCACGCCGGAGACGAAGATTCCCACCCGCGCTTCTTTGAGCGCCTCGGAGACGAGCTCTATTTCCGCGCCAATATGGACTTTGAGGTCCGCTTCAGCACCGGCTATGAACCCTGGCGCATCGGCCTGGATGGCACGCCCGAACTGATCGAAGAGGTCAATCCCGGTCGCCCGCATGGCGGCCCCAGCGAATTCACCGCCTTTGGCAGCCATGTCTATTTCCAGGGCACCAATGTGGACACCGGCGCCGAACTGTATCGCACCGGCCCGGGCATGGGGGTCGACCTGGTCGCCGACATCATCCCCGGCAGCGACAGTTCCCGCCCCACAGCCCTGACCGTCTACAATGGCGTGCTTTATTTCGTCGCCGACACCGACGCGCATGGGCGCGAGCTGTGGCGCTATACCGAAGATGGCGGCACCGAAATGGTGGCCGACATCTACGCGGGAACCAGCAATTCCAACCCTGCCAATTTTACCGTCTCGGGCGGCACGCTGTATTTCACCGCCAGCAGCCGCGGTGATGGAAACCAGTTATGGAGCATCGATCCACTGGGCAACCTGCAGCAGGTCACGGATGCGGATGACATCGGTGCCAACGCCAAACCGCGGGCGTTGTATGATTTTGCCGACGCGCTCTGGTTTCAGGCCGATCTGTCCAGCAGCCTGGGCAACAATTATGACCTCTACCGGCTGACATCGGGCGGTACGCCGGAGCTGGTCGAAAACATCACGGTTGGCGGTCTGGCCTCGGAAATCCGCCAGATGCAGGATTTTGGCGGCGCGCTGTACTTTGGCCTCGGAGAGAGCGTGGACGGCGACCGCCTTGGACAGGAACTCTGGCGGGTCCGCCCCGACGGCACGCTCGAACTGGTGGCCGATATCAATCCCGGTGCCCCGGCCTCGAACCCGGGCAGCTTCACGCCGTTCGGATCGGCGCTGTATTTCACCGCCACGACCGCAACCCATGGACAGGAGCTGTGGCGGGTCGATGCCGGTGGGCGGGCCGAAATGGTGCGCGATCTCAACCCCGGCGACGGGGCCGGCGTCTCAGCGCCCTATGTCTTCGAAGGCTACATGTATTTCGCCGGCGATGATGGCACCACCGGGTTCGAACTGTGGCGCATGTCGCCGGATGAAACCATGGAACTGGTCTCGGACATCAATGACGGGGCGGGCACCTCGCTCCCCTCCAATTTCGAACCGCTGCCAATCCAATATACCGTGGCGATGCCCGGGGGCAGCTTCGAGAATGATATCCTCAACGGGACACCTTTGGACGATATCAGCGACGGGGGGCCGGGCAATGACCGCCTTCTGGGGTTCGGCGGCAATGACAGCCTGGATGGCGGGCCCGGCGCGGATACGATCAATGGCGGCGACGGCGATGACCAGATCATCGGCGGGCCCGGCGACAGCGACCTGCGCGACCAGATCTTTGGCGGTGCGGGCCATGACAATATCGACGCCGGTGCCGGAAATGATCTGGTGTTTGGCCAGGACGGCAATGACACCATCGCCGGCGGCGCGGGTGTGGACGAGCTGCAGGGCCAGGATGGCGATGACGTCATAACAGGCTCTAATTATAGCGATCTGGTGTTTGGCGGCGCGGGCAATGATTTTGTCAACGGCGGCTTTGGTCATGACCGCATCAACGGCGGCTCCGGCGCGGACAGGTTCTTTCACGTCGGTGTCGAAGGGCACGGGTCGGACTGGGTGCAGGATTATGTGGCCGGTGATGGCGATGTGCTGCTGTGGGGAGGCGGACCGGCCACGGCCAGCGATTTCCAGGTCAACCTGGCCCATACCGCCAATGCCGCCGGGGAACGGTCGGGCGATGACGGCGTGCAGGAGGCGTTTGTCATCTACAAACCCAGCGAACAGATCCTCTGGGCGCTGGTTGACGGGGCCGGGCAGGATCAGATCAACATCCAGATCGGCGGCAATGTGTTCGATTTGCTGGCCTGAAAGGCAACACTCGCCAAAAAACAACGAGATATAAAGATACGTCCTTCACCGAGGGTCTGACTGCGCGCAGTCTGAGATGATCTTTGATTGCGCTCTTTACGTAACATTTCACATTCCAGGGATCCAACATGGCCGTTGCACTTGTTTACGATAACACCACCGCTCCTGAAATCTTGCGCCCGATCGAAGGAGACACGGTTTGGTCCGAAGGACCCGTCACCTATAATATCGTGCAATTGTCCAACTCGGCAGAGCTTGAGGCGTTCAACAGGCAACTGCCCGCTGGCACCACCATGACACAGGATCTGCCCGGATATTGGGCCCCGGATCTGGCGCTGGCGCTGGATTTGATCAATGACATTGTGGCCATCGACCTGCGGCTGACCGATGCCTTTGACGCCACTTATCTCATCGGGCAAGAGCGCAACGATGAAAGCCTGGGCGCCGCCAATACACCGTCCAATCCGGACGATGTTTTCCGGCCCGGCGTGTTTTTCAACACACTGGACGAAGCCCATACAACCGAAGGCGAGCTGGGCGGCGGGTCCGATCGGTTCCAGACCATCGTGCATGAATATCTGCATTCCCTGGGTCTGAACCACCCGCATGACACAGGCGGCAGCACGACGCTGGGAACCGGGGCGGACTCTGTCGGAGAATCCATGCAGGCCCCCTACCAATGGCATCAGACAAACGTCAGCTATACCTCCGCCCCCGGCGCCCCCGGCCCCGGCGAAGAAGACGCCTATACCTATGGGCGCGGTGTGACCGCAATGGCATTGGACATCGCCGCCCTGCACCGCATGTATGGGGCCAACATGACGGCACGGACCGGGGATACCACATACCAGCTGACCGACCCGCAGTCGGTTGCCCTGGATCTGAATGACGACGATGGCACCATTGCCATCGGGCGCGCCTATTACGGCATTTGGGATGCGGGGTCATCGGCCGGGGATGTCATCACCTATGAGGGCGACAGCAGCGTTGTGATCAACCTCCTGCCCGCCACATTGGGGGCCGCGCCTGATGCCAATCTGACCGGAACCCTTCAGGCCCTGCGCGACAGCGGGGTGCTTGACCAGCTGTCCACATCGCTCCAGACCGAACTGACCAACGAAGCCCATCAGGCGGGCGGGTTCTTTTCCTCCATTCTGGACGACGGCCTGGCCCGGATTCCGGGCGGCTTCTCCATCGCCAATGGCGTCGTGATCGAAGAGGCCTCGGGCGGGTCGGGAATGGACCTGTTGATCGGCAATGGTGCCAACAACCGGCTGATCGGCAACGGCGGGGATGACGCTCTGTTTGGCGGCGATGGTGCGGACCGTCTTTTGGGCGGCGATGGCGATGACCTGATCATCGGCGGGGCCAGCTCTGCGGATCTGCGCGATGTGGTTTTTGCCGGGGCCGGCGATGACAGCGTGGACGCCGGTGCGGGCAATGACCAGGTGTTCGGCCAGGACGGCAATGACACCATCGCAGGCGGCGCGGGCGTCGATGACCTGCAGGGTCAGAATGGCAATGACGTGATCACCGGCTCGGCGTTTTCCGATCTGGTGTTTGGCGGCGCGGGCAATGATTTTGTCAACGGCGGCTTTGGTCATGACAGGATCAACGGCGGGTCGGGCGCGGACAAGTTCTTTCACGTCGGCGTCGAAGGACACGGGTCGGACTGGGTGCAGGATTATGTGGCCGCGGACGGCGATGTGCTGCTCTGGGGGGGCGGTGCCGCCACCGCCGGCGATTTCCAGGTCAACCTGGCCCATACTGCCAATGACGCGGGCGAACGGTCAGGCGATGACGGCGTGCAGGAGGCGTTTGTGATCTACAAGCCCAGCGAACAGATCATCTGGGCGCTGGTTGATGGCGGCGGCCAAAGCGCGATCAACATCCAGATCGGCGGCGATACATTCGATCTGTTGGGGTAAACCAGAACAGGGCCCGGGAGACTCCGGGGGGGCTCTGGGGGGTCTCTGGGCGGGGCTCCCTTACCCGACCCGACCCTGGGCCTGACGGGCCAGGTTCTGCTGGTGCATGACCTCGAAATGAAAGGCGATCGCCTCGCCCACATCGTCAAAGTAATGCAGATTGCCATCCACCAGCACCGCGCCCGCCTCGCACATCTGGCGCATCATGGGCGGCGCATGGGTCACCACGATGGCCCCGGCATTGCGCATTCGCTCCTTGAACAGGGCCTGTGCCTTGTTCTTGAAGATCTCGTCCCCGACCGATGTCACCTCATCCACCAGATAGGTGTCAAACCGGATTCCCATCGACACCCCGAAACCCAGCCGCGCCCGCATCCCCGAAGAATAGGTCCGCACCGGCTGGTGGAAATGCATCCCCAGCTCGGCAAAGCTTTCGACGAAATACAAAAGCTCGTCCGTGTCGACCCCATAGACCCGGGCGATGAACCGCACGTTCTGGGCCCCGGTCAGATCATGGTGAAACCCCCCGGCCAGCCCCACGGGCCAGGAAATGGTTCCATAGGTCCGGATGCGGCCGGAATCTGGTTCCATCGCGCCCGCAATCATGCGCAACAGGGTCGATTTTCCCGCCCCGTTGCGCCCCAAAAGACCAACCGAAACGCCGGTCGGAAAGGTGACGTTGAGATTGTTCGCCACCACTTTGCGTTCGCCACGGAACAGGAACGACTTCTTGAGATTCTCCAGACGGATCATGCCCCTGCCCTATCTGCGGTCCCGCAGGCTGTAATAGACCAGCAGCAGGATGAACCACACGATCAGGAGAAACCCGCCGATCAGCACGGTCAGGATCAGCCGTTTTGGCGCGGTCGATGTTTCCGGCATGGTCGGGCGCAGATAGGCCGTCA contains the following coding sequences:
- a CDS encoding M10 family metallopeptidase C-terminal domain-containing protein produces the protein MAGTTSVTPRTTNTTLRGLEGDTKWSSTALTYSFASSADSAATTAEFTARSRPAGETINYLDASDTSENAQRTASVEAFTALARVSGLTFSASATFAAADFKVVGVDNFGLAGQSTFPGTNPKGTSTTDFESWNFFNTTSFWTSHGRETGGGDFMVYNTLHEFGHGVALGHPHDTGHGSSAISLNVGSTPSTTDNPLDNERYTVMSYERGGTNSNLGNKFGHAVTPMALDIAVLQSLYGANSSTHTGNTTYNLTDRGTTAYDGDGSDGSVSIGRAFYSIWDAGGSGDSIDYGGGQRAVINLNAATLDPTGNADLNELIKGVKKSQVYSDLPTDFKYDYQGDANHDASAYYAGGFFSRVFTNSTTGDLGGYSIANGVVIENASGGAKGDLLIGNTANNTLDGKGGKDALFGFDGNDTLKGGADDDEMTGGDGDDRLEGGAGTDVAIFSEACRNYEITRDDATGQVTIRHKDGGADGTDILIDVETARFSDGEIDLTAEEIDDCPPLDFTFLVDLSGSFGDDLPNFVASAKQIAADLRADNPDVKFAIASFIDHPVSPFGSSGDYLYKAELSLTDDVAAFETTLDGLRVRSGGDFPEAQWVGLWRAANGVGLNLRDGSSRIIYMATDAPAHDASDYGLDESTITDFLETEGIATEGAPGDEEPFEAPDGYDGEGTAPELPSSEDLLIAAVGEAFSGLSAIPIIGTSGSEEHYREALGGLGSDGVVVTTSRDSSDVADAVRAGLAEIGGDITESGTAGNDELTGTADPDVLLGLGGNDTIRGLGGDDELDGGSGNDLIEGGDGNDRIDGGSGDDTLDGGAGNDRLNPGSGSDLLLIGDGDDVIEGPGNSLNGDRVGPGFGPGDMVILRTETLFGDPFMDFTPGPDASTPGTSGVLLDLDGDGTNEFSLFFEGNVIDGLKVGGLGNDLVIGYLGSEGTAGNDTLTGTEFPDEINALGGDDRLIGLNGDDTLIGGPGDDTFLPGLGNDLIRPGDGTSLIEGSAAELNGDRIGDGFGNEDAIFLRGANFTGEPELLFTPDAGGTGPGSTAVMLDLDGDGTKEFSLLFDGDLTGTGLGVVDEGSDIGIGGITFDGTANDDDLTGNQLSNQLNGFAGNDRLIGLGGDDRISGGDGNDTLNGGDGNDVIRGGATDADLRDVIFGGDGNDDIDGGHGNDGIFGGAGNDIMAGGFGVDELEGQAGNDVITGSAFSDLVFGGAGNDFVNGGFGHDRINGGTGADKFFHAGVEGHGSDWVQDYVGADGDVLLWGGGPATASDFQVNFAHTATPAGERSGDDAVMEAFVIYKPTEQIMWALVDGQGQSSINLQIGGETFDLLV
- a CDS encoding ABC transporter ATP-binding protein, coding for MIRLENLKKSFLFRGERKVVANNLNVTFPTGVSVGLLGRNGAGKSTLLRMIAGAMEPDSGRIRTYGTISWPVGLAGGFHHDLTGAQNVRFIARVYGVDTDELLYFVESFAELGMHFHQPVRTYSSGMRARLGFGVSMGIRFDTYLVDEVTSVGDEIFKNKAQALFKERMRNAGAIVVTHAPPMMRQMCEAGAVLVDGNLHYFDDVGEAIAFHFEVMHQQNLARQAQGRVG